The following proteins are co-located in the Pseudomonas antarctica genome:
- the purC gene encoding phosphoribosylaminoimidazolesuccinocarboxamide synthase: MEKREELYRGKAKSVYKTDDANRLILLFRNDTSAFDGKRIEQLDRKGMVNNKFNAFIMQKLEAAGIPTQFDKLLGDNECLVKKLDMIPVECVVRNYAAGSLVKRLGVEEGLKLNPYTFELFLKDDAKGDPFINESHVVAFGWGTAEQLARMKELSLKVNDVLSKLFDDAGLLLVDFKLEFGVFHDGSIVLGDEFSPDGCRLWDKDTKKKMDKDRFRQGLGDVIEAYEEVAKRLGVPL, translated from the coding sequence ATGGAAAAACGTGAAGAACTCTACCGCGGCAAAGCCAAATCGGTGTACAAGACCGACGACGCCAACCGCCTGATCCTGCTGTTTCGTAACGACACCTCGGCGTTCGACGGCAAGCGCATCGAACAACTTGATCGCAAAGGCATGGTGAACAACAAGTTCAACGCCTTCATCATGCAGAAACTCGAAGCGGCCGGCATTCCGACCCAATTCGACAAACTGCTGGGCGACAACGAGTGCCTGGTGAAGAAGCTGGACATGATCCCGGTCGAATGCGTCGTGCGTAACTACGCCGCCGGCAGCCTGGTCAAGCGCCTGGGCGTGGAAGAGGGCCTCAAGCTCAACCCTTATACCTTCGAGCTGTTCCTGAAGGACGACGCCAAGGGCGACCCGTTCATCAACGAATCCCACGTCGTGGCGTTCGGCTGGGGCACCGCTGAGCAGCTGGCACGCATGAAGGAGTTGTCCCTCAAGGTCAACGACGTGCTGAGCAAGCTGTTCGACGACGCAGGCCTGCTGCTGGTCGACTTCAAACTGGAATTCGGCGTGTTCCACGACGGCTCCATCGTCCTGGGCGACGAATTCAGCCCGGACGGCTGCCGTCTGTGGGACAAAGACACCAAGAAGAAGATGGACAAAGACCGCTTCCGCCAGGGCCTCGGTGACGTTATCGAAGCCTACGAAGAAGTCGCCAAGCGCCTCGGCGTACCGCTTTAA